In Lutra lutra chromosome 6, mLutLut1.2, whole genome shotgun sequence, the following are encoded in one genomic region:
- the LOC125102405 gene encoding lymphokine-activated killer T-cell-originated protein kinase-like: MEEINNFKTPSKVSEKKKSALCSTPCINIPASPFMQKLGFGTGVNVYLMKRSPRGLSHSPWAVKKINPRCNDHYQSMYQKRLIDEAKILKNLHHPNIVGYRAFTEASDGSLCLAMEYGGEKSLNDLIEERNKDSQDPFPAAIILKVALNMARGLKYLHQEKKLLHGDIKSSNVVIKGDFETIKICDVGVSLPLDENMTVTDPEACYIGTEPWKPKEALEENGIITDKADIFAFVLTLWEMMTLSIPHINLPDDNDEDQTFDESDFDDEAYYAALGTRPPVNMEELDETYQKVIELFSVCTNEDPKDRPSAAHIVEALEIDVQ, translated from the coding sequence ATGGAAGAAATCAATAATTTCAAGACACCAAGCAAagtatctgaaaaaaagaaatctgcattATGCTCAACTCCATGTATAAATATTCCTGCCTCTCCATTTATGCAGAAGCTTGGCTTTGGCACTGGGGTAAATGTCTACCTTATGAAAAGATCTCCCAGAGGTTTGTCTCATTCTCCTTGGGCTGTGAAAAAGATTAACCCTAGATGTAATGATCATTATCAAAGTATGTATCAAAAGAGACTAATAGATGAAGCTAAGATTTTGAAAAACCTCCATCATCCAAACATTGTAGGTTATCGTGCTTTCACTGAAGCAAGTGATGGTAGCCTTTGTCTTGCTATGGAATATGGAGGTGAAAAGTCTCTAAATGACTTAATAGAAGAACGAAATAAAGACAGCCAAGATCCTTTTCCAGCAgccataattttaaaagttgcttTGAACATGGCGAGAGGGTTAAAGTATCTACACCAAGAAAAGAAACTGCTTCATGGAGACATAAAGTCTTCAAATGTTGTAATTAAAGGTGATTTTGAAACAATTAAAATCTGTGATGTAGGAGTCTCTCTACCACTGGATGAAAATATGACTGTAACTGACCCTGAGGCCTGTTACATTGGCACTGAGCCTTGGAAACCCAAGGAAGCTTTGGAAGAGAATGGGATTATTACTGACAAGGCAGATATATTTGCCTTTGTCCTGACTCTGTGGGAAATGATGACTTTGTCTATTCCACACATTAATCTCCCAGATGATAACGATGAAGATCAAACTTTTGATGAAAGTGACTTTGATGATGAAGCATACTATGCAGCTCTGGGGACAAGGCCGCCTGTTAATATGGAAGAACTAGATGAAACGTACCAGAAAGTAATTGAACTCTTCTCTGTATGCACCAACGAAGATCCTAAAGATCGCCCTTCTGCCGCACACATCGTGGAAGCTTTGGAAATAGATGTCCAGTGA
- the RIPPLY2 gene encoding protein ripply2, which yields METGEPSASGAAECAPRCCHRFPPAGPDRPPRRRVADSGGGAYPTPALPPASPQLLPSALRPPPAPGPRSAAGGPPGSGLPSPRRALGPPPRRSASFWRPWVDTRGCKEEGASQHAAGAMPDDTGVTEASGKPSQYRHPVRLFWPKSKCYDYLYQEAEALLKNFPIQATISFYEDSDSEDDIEELICEN from the exons ATGGAAACCGGGGAGCCTTCGGCTAGCGGAGCCGCCGAGTGCGCGCCCCGCTGTTGCCACCGCTTCCCGCCTGCGGGCCCGGACCGCCCGCCGCGGCGCCGGGTCGCGGACTCCGGCGGCGGCGCCTACCCAACCCCGGCCCTACCGCCCGCgtctccccagctcctcccctccgCTCTCCGCCCCCCGCCGGCCCCGGGGCCGCGCTCGGCTGCGGGCGGTCCTCCCGGGTCTGGGCTCCCGTCTCCTCGGCGCGCCTTGGGTCCCCCACCCCGCAGATCCGCAAGCTTCTGGAGACCGTGGGTTGACACCAGAGGCTGCAAGGAGGAGGGGGCGTCGCAGCACGCGGCGGGGGCG ATGCCGGACGACACCGGGGTGACCGAAGCCTCAGGAAAGCCTTCCCAATACAGACACCCAGTCAG ACTATTTTGGCCAAAGTCAAAGTGTTATGATTACTTATATCAAGAAGCAGAAGCTCTTCTGAAAAATTTTCCAATTCAAGCcacaatttcattttatgaagatTCTGATAGCGAAGATGATATTGAGGAGCTGATCTGTGAAAATTAA